From a region of the Zingiber officinale cultivar Zhangliang chromosome 4B, Zo_v1.1, whole genome shotgun sequence genome:
- the LOC121975507 gene encoding F-box protein FBW2-like isoform X2 has translation MGGRLIFLCVNDMADGGEVRAWGELFPDALGLIFRNLPLQEILTVIPRVCKSWRRAVSGPYCWQEIDIDEWSKRCKPEQLDRMLHMLIDRSCGSFRRLSVFGLHTESMFTFIAEHAGSLERLELPRSEISDSIVELIAPRLSSLTYLDISYCTKIGARAIEVFGKHCRSLVFLRRRMHPLEVTGDYNCQEEEAFAIAKMMTKLHHLEMSYQRSTTQGVLEILSKCRDLEYLDVRGCWEVKLDKKYLEERHSGLKVLGPEIEDRYECVDYYSDTSAYSWRSISDDEDMIWEDINAMEGEDFQVRFYGGGFNDAVTGYDWLPSP, from the exons ATG GGAGGTAGGCTAATTTTCCTCTGTGTCAACGACATGGCCGATGGCGGCGAGGTTAGGGCATGGGGGGAACTCTTTCCCGACGCTCTGGGCCTCATCTTCCGCAACCTTCCTCTCCAAGAGATCCTAACCGTCATTCCTAGGGTTTGCAAATCTTGGAGGCGGGCAGTGTCGGGCCCCTATTGTTGGCAGGAGATCGACATTGACGAATGGAGCAAGCGCTGCAAGCCCGAGCAGCTCGATCGAATGCTTCACATGCTCATCGATCGCAGCTGTGGCTCCTTCCGCCGGCTCAGTGTCTTCGGCCTCCACACCGAATCCATGTTCACATTCATCGCAGAACA TGCTGGTTCCCTTGAAAGGTTGGAGCTTCCTAGAAGTGAAATTAGTGATTCTATTGTTGAACTAATTGCACCGAGATTGTCCAGTTTAACCTACTTGGATATCAGCTACTGCACAAAGATAGGTGCTCGTGCCATCGAAGTGTTTGGAAAACATTGTAGATCGTTAGTTTTCCTTCGGCGCAGGATGCATCCATTAGAGGTTACTGGAGATTACaattgccaagaagaagaagcatttGCCATTGCCAAAATGATGACCAAGTTGCACCACTTGGAGATGTCCTACCAACGCTCTACCACCCAAGGGGTGCTCGAAATCCTCTCCAAGTGTAGGGATCTTGAGTATTTGGACGTGCGAGGCTGTTGGGAAGTCAAGCTAGACAAGAAGTACTTGGAGGAGCGGCATTCTGGTCTCAAGGTGCTGGGACCTGAAATTGAAGACCGCTACGAATGCGTGGACTACTACTCAGATACTTCTGCATATTCGTGGAGGTCAATTAGCGATGATGAGGACATGATTTGGGAGGATATAAACGCAATGGAAGGGGAGGATTTTCAAGTGAGGTTCTATGGCGGTGGCTTCAACGATGCGGTCACTGGGTATGACTGGCTTCCGTCTCCATGA
- the LOC121975507 gene encoding F-box protein FBW2-like isoform X1, with amino-acid sequence MADGGEVRAWGELFPDALGLIFRNLPLQEILTVIPRVCKSWRRAVSGPYCWQEIDIDEWSKRCKPEQLDRMLHMLIDRSCGSFRRLSVFGLHTESMFTFIAEHAGSLERLELPRSEISDSIVELIAPRLSSLTYLDISYCTKIGARAIEVFGKHCRSLVFLRRRMHPLEVTGDYNCQEEEAFAIAKMMTKLHHLEMSYQRSTTQGVLEILSKCRDLEYLDVRGCWEVKLDKKYLEERHSGLKVLGPEIEDRYECVDYYSDTSAYSWRSISDDEDMIWEDINAMEGEDFQVRFYGGGFNDAVTGYDWLPSP; translated from the exons ATGGCCGATGGCGGCGAGGTTAGGGCATGGGGGGAACTCTTTCCCGACGCTCTGGGCCTCATCTTCCGCAACCTTCCTCTCCAAGAGATCCTAACCGTCATTCCTAGGGTTTGCAAATCTTGGAGGCGGGCAGTGTCGGGCCCCTATTGTTGGCAGGAGATCGACATTGACGAATGGAGCAAGCGCTGCAAGCCCGAGCAGCTCGATCGAATGCTTCACATGCTCATCGATCGCAGCTGTGGCTCCTTCCGCCGGCTCAGTGTCTTCGGCCTCCACACCGAATCCATGTTCACATTCATCGCAGAACA TGCTGGTTCCCTTGAAAGGTTGGAGCTTCCTAGAAGTGAAATTAGTGATTCTATTGTTGAACTAATTGCACCGAGATTGTCCAGTTTAACCTACTTGGATATCAGCTACTGCACAAAGATAGGTGCTCGTGCCATCGAAGTGTTTGGAAAACATTGTAGATCGTTAGTTTTCCTTCGGCGCAGGATGCATCCATTAGAGGTTACTGGAGATTACaattgccaagaagaagaagcatttGCCATTGCCAAAATGATGACCAAGTTGCACCACTTGGAGATGTCCTACCAACGCTCTACCACCCAAGGGGTGCTCGAAATCCTCTCCAAGTGTAGGGATCTTGAGTATTTGGACGTGCGAGGCTGTTGGGAAGTCAAGCTAGACAAGAAGTACTTGGAGGAGCGGCATTCTGGTCTCAAGGTGCTGGGACCTGAAATTGAAGACCGCTACGAATGCGTGGACTACTACTCAGATACTTCTGCATATTCGTGGAGGTCAATTAGCGATGATGAGGACATGATTTGGGAGGATATAAACGCAATGGAAGGGGAGGATTTTCAAGTGAGGTTCTATGGCGGTGGCTTCAACGATGCGGTCACTGGGTATGACTGGCTTCCGTCTCCATGA
- the LOC121975508 gene encoding probable protein phosphatase 2C 9 encodes MDKICCFLAGPSLTVGKGRNSKGRSTISYGFSLLKGAADHPIEDYHVAKFIHTRDQELGLFAIFDGHLGDSVPAYLQEHLFTNILEEKEFWNDPDTAIRSAYEKTDNEILSHSSDLGRGGSTAVTAILVNGTKLWVANVGDSRAVLARRGEVIQMSTDHDPNSERESIETRGGFVSNMPGDVARVNGQLAVSRAFGDKSLKTQLRSDPDIRVEDANSETELLILASDGLWKVMSNQEAVDLARKVKNPLAAARRLTLEAFKRESKDDISCIVVRFKA; translated from the exons ATGGATAAGATATGCTGTTTT CTTGCAGGTCCCTCGTTAACTGTCGGTAAAGGAAGAAACTCGAAAGGCCGCAGCACGATTAGCTATGGATTTAGTCTACTGAAAGGAGCAGCAGATCATCCTATAGAGGATTATCATGTAGCCAAATTCATTCATACCAGAGATCAGGAACTTGGTCTATTTGCCATCTTCGATGGCCATTTAGGAGATAGTGTTCCAGCTTACTTGCAGGAGCATTTATTTACCAATATTTTGGAGGAG AAAGAGTTTTGGAACGATCCTGATACGGCCATCAGAAGTGCCTACGAGAAGACTGACAATGAGATACTTTCTCACAGTAGTGACTTGGGGCGAGGTGGATCCACTGCAGTCACTGCAATCCTTGTAAATGGCACCAAATTATGGGTGGCTAATGTTGGTGATTCAAGAGCTGTTCTTGCAAGACGCGGAGAGGTCATCCAAATGTCAACTGATCATGATCCAAATTCTGAACGAGAGAGTATTGAGACAAGAGGTGGCTTTGTTTCTAACATGCCAG GCGATGTGGCGAGAGTTAATGGACAATTAGCCGTTTCCCGGGCATTCGGGGACAAGAGCCTGAAGACACAACTAAGGTCAGACCCCGATATACGAGTCGAAGATGCAAACTCTGAAACTGAACTGCTCATCCTTGCGAGCGATGGCCTCTGGAAG GTTATGAGCAATCAGGAGGCCGTTGATCTGGCAAGAAAAGTCAAGAATCCATTGGCCGCAGCTCGGAGGTTGACTCTGGAAGCCTTCAAAAGGGAAAGTAAAGACGACATATCATGCATTGTCGTTCGTTTCAAAGCTTAG